The proteins below are encoded in one region of Paralysiella testudinis:
- a CDS encoding ATP-binding cassette domain-containing protein translates to MSVVHLSAFLAFKQLSFSWSNGDSVLTLCDTVFNSGCIGLVGANGSGKSTVLRLLAGDLLPQSGVVERQGSLVYLPQQTIAAQGSIAAACGLSLWLAAWQRLQQGVADNADYAVLEQDWAALDTLQQRLCQHGWPHLSPQDSAACLSGGQLQRLALETALAKQADFLLLDEPGNHLDSGQRQWLAAQIAAYPHTVVLVSHDRSLLRGADAILSLNQSCLKQYSGDIDVYLAAQVQEQANAIADYQHARATEKKARQRWQQQHDRQQKRTAQAQRNRQTCNQSKLILDRQQEQSQQAQGKLRQQQQQFKQQLQNQIQQAQSALPPAQDKLFTLPQSTVPPRRQVLQTQSLRLSYTAIAEVADLYLHGAFRLHIQADNGAGKSTLLRVCAGLQAPAAGAVQTFVPLAYIDQQASLLDNGTNVLTQLQQQNTMLPEAVLRQYLHQLGLAAAQLCRPCGVLSGGERIKAALAVALWRQPAAQLLLLDEPTNHLDLPSVQALERALADFPGAMMVVSHDADFVRALKPSGRLHILNGHWCLDETELPSNKAV, encoded by the coding sequence ATGTCTGTTGTCCATCTTTCCGCCTTTTTGGCATTCAAACAACTTTCCTTTTCTTGGTCGAATGGCGACTCGGTATTAACCTTGTGTGATACGGTTTTTAATAGCGGCTGCATCGGGCTGGTGGGTGCTAACGGTAGTGGCAAATCTACTGTATTGCGTTTGTTGGCGGGCGATTTGCTGCCACAATCCGGCGTGGTTGAGCGCCAAGGCAGTTTGGTTTATCTGCCCCAACAAACCATTGCCGCTCAGGGCAGCATTGCCGCTGCCTGTGGCTTGAGCTTGTGGTTAGCCGCATGGCAACGCTTGCAGCAAGGGGTGGCTGATAATGCCGATTATGCCGTGTTGGAGCAAGATTGGGCGGCGTTGGACACCTTGCAACAGCGTTTGTGCCAGCATGGCTGGCCGCATTTATCACCGCAGGATAGCGCTGCTTGTTTAAGCGGCGGCCAACTGCAAAGGCTGGCATTGGAAACTGCATTGGCCAAGCAAGCGGATTTTTTATTGTTGGACGAACCCGGTAACCATTTAGACAGCGGGCAACGGCAATGGCTAGCAGCACAAATAGCCGCTTATCCGCACACGGTGGTTTTGGTCAGTCATGATCGCAGCCTGTTGCGGGGTGCGGATGCCATTTTGAGCCTGAACCAAAGCTGCCTGAAACAGTATTCTGGCGATATAGACGTTTATCTGGCTGCGCAGGTACAAGAACAAGCCAATGCCATTGCCGATTACCAGCATGCCCGTGCAACCGAAAAGAAAGCCCGGCAAAGATGGCAGCAACAACATGACCGCCAGCAAAAGCGCACCGCCCAAGCTCAGCGGAACCGCCAAACCTGCAACCAAAGCAAGCTGATTTTAGACCGTCAGCAAGAACAATCGCAGCAGGCACAAGGTAAGTTACGGCAGCAACAGCAGCAGTTTAAACAGCAATTACAAAACCAAATACAACAAGCGCAATCGGCCTTACCGCCGGCACAAGACAAACTGTTCACCTTACCCCAAAGCACCGTGCCGCCACGGCGGCAAGTATTACAAACCCAATCCTTGCGTTTGTCTTATACGGCCATTGCCGAGGTAGCTGATTTGTATTTGCATGGTGCTTTCCGCCTGCATATTCAGGCAGACAACGGTGCCGGAAAATCCACCCTGTTGCGTGTATGTGCCGGTTTGCAAGCACCTGCGGCGGGTGCGGTGCAAACTTTTGTGCCACTGGCCTATATCGACCAACAGGCTTCCTTGTTGGATAACGGCACCAATGTGCTCACCCAATTGCAGCAACAAAATACCATGCTGCCTGAAGCTGTATTGCGTCAATATCTGCATCAACTGGGCTTGGCAGCCGCACAATTATGCCGTCCTTGCGGTGTACTCAGTGGTGGCGAAAGGATCAAGGCGGCTTTGGCGGTGGCGTTATGGCGGCAACCGGCGGCACAATTATTGCTGTTGGATGAACCCACTAATCACTTGGATTTGCCCTCGGTGCAGGCGCTGGAGCGGGCATTGGCCGATTTTCCGGGGGCAATGATGGTGGTATCGCACGATGCCGATTTTGTACGGGCGCTCAAACCAAGCGGGCGCTTGCATATTTTGAACGGGCATTGGTGTTTAGATGAAACCGAATTGCCAAGCAACAAGGCAGTTTAA